A window of Dorea formicigenerans contains these coding sequences:
- a CDS encoding CinA family protein codes for MRKKYNESDIRNDYRRLTKLLIERGMTISTMESATSGQIASLITDTEGSSAVLKGAFVTYCNEAKIMQGVPAEILEKYTVYSKETAEAMAKACAKVYEANIGIGVTGTMGNVDPANPEASVPGQVYFAITLNGEAKSYYIELQPQPTRLAYKLAVAKEIYDSLMERLED; via the coding sequence ATGAGAAAAAAATATAATGAATCGGATATTAGAAATGACTACAGAAGGCTGACAAAACTTTTGATTGAGCGGGGAATGACAATTTCGACTATGGAATCTGCGACTTCTGGGCAGATTGCATCGCTGATTACAGACACAGAAGGCTCTTCGGCAGTGTTAAAGGGGGCATTTGTTACATACTGTAATGAGGCGAAGATTATGCAGGGTGTGCCGGCTGAGATTCTGGAGAAGTATACGGTATACTCAAAAGAGACGGCAGAGGCAATGGCGAAAGCCTGTGCGAAAGTGTACGAGGCAAATATTGGAATCGGAGTGACCGGAACGATGGGAAATGTGGATCCTGCGAATCCGGAGGCATCTGTGCCAGGGCAGGTATATTTTGCAATTACCTTAAATGGAGAAGCGAAGTCTTATTATATTGAATTGCAGCCGCAGCCTACAAGGCTGGCTTATAAGCTGGCGGTTGCGAAAGAAATTTATGATTCACTGATGGAGAGATTAGAAGATTAA
- a CDS encoding NADAR family protein, with translation MIKFSRSNEKYGCFSNFYPCSVEYGGIVYPNSECAWQSLKTLDMEKRKKFATYKAAGAKKMGRRVELRSDWEEVKYQLMVNVCYAKFSQNKELKSILQATGEEELIENTTAWHDNVWGNCECERCKETEGKNLLGKALMEVRSKLK, from the coding sequence ATGATTAAATTTTCAAGAAGTAATGAAAAATATGGTTGTTTTAGTAATTTTTATCCATGTTCTGTAGAGTATGGAGGTATTGTATATCCTAATTCAGAATGTGCATGGCAATCACTTAAAACATTGGATATGGAGAAGAGAAAGAAATTTGCAACATATAAGGCGGCTGGTGCCAAGAAAATGGGAAGACGGGTTGAGCTTCGTTCGGACTGGGAAGAAGTAAAATATCAGCTTATGGTCAATGTGTGTTATGCAAAATTTTCTCAGAATAAGGAATTGAAAAGTATATTGCAAGCGACAGGAGAGGAAGAACTTATTGAGAACACAACTGCATGGCATGATAATGTTTGGGGAAATTGTGAGTGTGAACGTTGTAAAGAAACAGAAGGAAAAAATCTTTTGGGAAAGGCACTGATGGAAGTAAGAAGTAAGTTAAAATAA
- a CDS encoding helix-turn-helix domain-containing protein, whose translation MANSKATGTFIAECRKEKGLTQKALGEKLNVTDRAVSKWETGRSFPDVAILEDLCQELGISVSELLAGKKIEAEHYQEETEKILVSSISKAQMYGYQIALYGLLLAVMLLIYVPVFILKNRLNMGIYMIIAVSVIVFVSMVYLNHKIPGKEFRNSNIWLEGFRGGIVFAVIMGMDFAVQDSLGGVSRNDMLAIGIICAIGLFISIGAGILGAEIRRQNMKIK comes from the coding sequence ATGGCGAACTCAAAAGCGACCGGAACATTTATTGCAGAGTGTAGGAAAGAAAAAGGGCTTACACAGAAGGCTCTCGGGGAAAAGCTGAATGTAACAGACCGGGCAGTATCGAAGTGGGAGACCGGTAGATCATTTCCGGATGTGGCAATTCTGGAAGACCTTTGTCAGGAACTTGGAATTAGTGTGAGTGAACTGCTGGCGGGGAAAAAAATTGAGGCAGAGCATTACCAGGAAGAGACAGAAAAAATATTAGTTTCCTCCATCAGTAAAGCGCAAATGTATGGATATCAGATCGCTCTTTATGGGTTGCTATTGGCAGTAATGCTATTAATTTACGTGCCTGTTTTCATATTAAAAAACAGACTGAATATGGGAATTTATATGATCATTGCTGTGTCAGTTATCGTTTTCGTGAGCATGGTATATCTGAATCACAAAATTCCGGGAAAAGAATTCAGAAATTCTAATATTTGGCTGGAAGGCTTCCGTGGAGGAATTGTTTTTGCTGTGATTATGGGGATGGATTTCGCTGTACAAGATAGTCTGGGTGGAGTGAGCCGAAATGACATGCTTGCAATTGGAATTATCTGTGCGATTGGATTGTTTATCAGTATAGGAGCAGGCATACTTGGCGCAGAAATCAGAAGACAGAATATGAAGATAAAATAG
- a CDS encoding Rpn family recombination-promoting nuclease/putative transposase, whose amino-acid sequence MSKRTGTKVQKNRTDDEFIMLPTVDFCFKELMRNEKVRKGIIAALLGVRPEEIKETRLLPTVLRKEYEDDKYGVLDVRVEMHDGTQIDFEMQVAEFDFWKKRIVFYLSKMVTDQIHKGDDYDKIQKCIHVSILDFVHFPEDSRCYRKITFCDTKTGEVYTDVMEIHVLELGKLPPEDQNEEGIIRWMRFLNAKSRKELKEMAKQDEYFGEAYEELDRLSADEKKRLEYETRLKYKRDKYAQLHYATRIGREEGERIGREEGAKQINELHKRLIELGRIDDLKRAVEDSDYQGRLLKELKL is encoded by the coding sequence ATGTCAAAAAGAACAGGAACTAAGGTACAAAAGAACCGCACAGATGACGAGTTTATCATGCTTCCAACCGTGGATTTTTGTTTCAAAGAACTGATGAGAAATGAAAAGGTACGAAAAGGAATTATTGCAGCGTTGTTGGGAGTAAGACCGGAAGAAATCAAGGAGACAAGATTATTGCCGACCGTACTCAGAAAAGAGTATGAAGATGATAAATATGGGGTTTTGGATGTGCGTGTTGAAATGCATGATGGTACACAGATAGACTTTGAGATGCAGGTGGCAGAATTTGATTTCTGGAAAAAGCGCATTGTGTTTTATCTGAGCAAGATGGTCACAGATCAGATTCATAAAGGCGATGATTATGACAAAATTCAGAAATGCATCCATGTCAGTATCCTGGATTTTGTACATTTCCCGGAGGATAGCAGGTGCTATCGGAAGATTACATTTTGTGATACCAAGACGGGAGAAGTTTATACAGATGTTATGGAGATTCATGTGTTGGAATTGGGAAAATTACCACCGGAAGATCAAAATGAAGAAGGGATCATAAGGTGGATGCGATTCCTTAATGCAAAGAGCCGGAAGGAGTTAAAAGAGATGGCAAAGCAGGACGAGTATTTTGGAGAAGCGTATGAAGAACTGGACAGACTCAGTGCGGACGAGAAGAAGCGTCTGGAGTATGAGACGAGATTGAAGTATAAACGGGATAAGTATGCGCAGCTCCATTATGCGACCAGGATTGGAAGAGAAGAAGGCGAGCGAATTGGCAGGGAAGAAGGTGCAAAACAGATTAATGAATTGCATAAGCGGTTGATAGAACTTGGAAGAATAGATGATTTAAAACGAGCCGTCGAGGATTCTGATTATCAGGGGCGGTTGTTAAAGGAGTTGAAATTGTAG
- a CDS encoding type II toxin-antitoxin system RelE/ParE family toxin, whose product MDYKVVVTDEAEEDLNQFIQYLLFAKKNKQAARNVLDDFEDTVKRLKYVASSLKICDNPHLQSFGYRRINFQQHRYFMLYRIENDVVYVDDIFHELQDYENRII is encoded by the coding sequence ATGGATTATAAAGTAGTTGTAACAGATGAAGCAGAAGAAGACTTGAATCAGTTTATACAGTATCTGCTTTTCGCCAAGAAAAATAAACAGGCAGCAAGAAATGTGCTTGATGATTTTGAGGATACTGTAAAAAGGTTAAAGTATGTAGCGAGTAGTTTGAAAATATGTGACAATCCACATTTACAGAGTTTTGGATATCGTCGAATAAATTTTCAACAGCACAGATATTTTATGTTGTACAGAATAGAAAATGATGTTGTATATGTGGATGATATTTTCCATGAGTTACAAGATTATGAAAACAGAATAATATAA
- a CDS encoding type II toxin-antitoxin system RelB/DinJ family antitoxin: MASTIQIRVDDDLKNKSDQLFKDLGTDTTSAIRMFLTQAVAYNGFPFEIKRTVHNPYTSMTEEEMLQRLEQSRESSKKGNYRNAEDVISDMRGKYGL, encoded by the coding sequence GTGGCAAGTACAATTCAGATCAGGGTAGACGATGACTTAAAAAATAAATCAGATCAGCTTTTTAAAGATCTTGGAACTGATACGACATCAGCAATAAGGATGTTTTTAACGCAGGCGGTTGCATATAATGGATTTCCATTTGAAATAAAACGAACTGTGCATAATCCTTATACATCTATGACAGAAGAAGAGATGCTTCAAAGACTGGAACAATCCAGAGAATCTTCAAAAAAGGGAAATTACCGAAATGCGGAAGATGTGATTTCAGATATGAGAGGAAAATATGGATTATAA
- a CDS encoding sensor histidine kinase produces the protein MGRVKRSNALSWIFMRYVLVMLGSLVGLVIVAWLLLYLLISVGCIYPANYAEQKINEAYDTILRADKVTAEMIPALCDYVIFSENGEKIGGDLSEQYEQIAWNVAKYGNASGKYFYKVIVRENEYVVLQYRLTPQYHSAFLREHFIGPQNVMSIMSVIGAVAIIIIPSIRFGKRIKKQMQPVLDAIRQIKDQNLEYETSCSGIKEFDDCLSAIDDMRDALRESLEKQWKTEQEKKQQMSALAHDIKTPLTIVRGNAELLSETELTTEQKNNITYVLNGTTQIQSYVKQLIDVTKSWNCSDVTYTTVRLEDFFADIKEQALGLVEIYHQKIDWKAGQSDKKVTIAYDPMFRAVMNMIQNAVEHTKENGIIYIDAKEQDGRLTFIVEDSGSGFTKEALLHGTEQFFMDDTSRNGEAHYGMGLFFAKTVAEKYGGGIKLSNSENTGGARVEIFFLSSQETS, from the coding sequence ATGGGAAGAGTAAAGAGAAGCAATGCACTCAGCTGGATTTTTATGAGATATGTACTGGTCATGCTTGGATCATTAGTAGGTTTGGTGATTGTTGCTTGGCTGCTGCTGTACCTTTTGATTAGTGTGGGCTGTATCTATCCGGCGAATTATGCAGAGCAAAAGATTAATGAAGCATATGATACGATTTTACGTGCGGATAAAGTAACTGCTGAGATGATTCCTGCACTTTGTGATTATGTAATCTTTTCAGAGAATGGAGAGAAAATAGGTGGAGATCTGTCAGAACAATACGAACAGATAGCATGGAATGTTGCAAAGTACGGAAACGCATCCGGGAAATATTTTTATAAAGTAATTGTAAGGGAAAATGAATATGTTGTATTGCAATATCGCCTGACACCTCAATATCATTCAGCTTTTTTGAGGGAGCATTTTATAGGACCACAGAATGTGATGAGTATTATGTCAGTGATTGGAGCGGTAGCGATTATCATCATTCCGTCCATACGTTTTGGAAAAAGAATCAAAAAGCAGATGCAGCCTGTATTAGACGCAATCAGACAAATAAAGGATCAAAATCTGGAATATGAGACATCCTGTTCCGGTATCAAAGAGTTTGATGACTGTTTATCGGCAATCGATGATATGCGAGATGCATTGCGAGAATCTTTAGAAAAGCAGTGGAAAACAGAGCAGGAAAAGAAACAACAGATGTCTGCTTTGGCGCATGATATTAAAACACCTCTTACGATTGTACGGGGAAATGCAGAACTACTTTCAGAGACTGAACTGACCACAGAACAGAAGAATAATATCACTTATGTTTTGAACGGCACAACACAGATACAAAGTTATGTAAAACAGTTGATAGATGTCACAAAATCATGGAATTGCAGTGATGTTACCTATACAACGGTGAGGTTAGAAGATTTTTTCGCAGATATAAAGGAACAGGCACTCGGACTGGTAGAAATCTATCACCAGAAAATAGATTGGAAGGCGGGACAAAGTGATAAAAAGGTAACGATTGCTTATGATCCAATGTTCCGGGCCGTAATGAATATGATTCAGAATGCAGTGGAGCATACAAAAGAAAATGGAATCATTTATATTGACGCAAAGGAGCAGGATGGCCGGCTGACATTCATTGTGGAGGATAGCGGATCAGGATTTACAAAAGAAGCATTATTGCATGGCACAGAGCAGTTTTTTATGGATGACACAAGTAGAAATGGCGAAGCCCATTATGGGATGGGACTATTTTTTGCAAAAACTGTGGCTGAAAAATATGGTGGAGGTATTAAACTTTCAAATTCTGAAAATACAGGTGGGGCGAGGGTAGAAATATTTTTCCTGAGTAGTCAAGAAACAAGCTAA
- a CDS encoding response regulator transcription factor, translating to MAKILAVDDEPAILEMIESILNKDGHLVTKVSNPLKLNMEELHRYDLILLDIMMPGMDGFELCKRIRALVDCPILFLTAKTEENSLVNGLSLGADDYISKPFGVMELRARINAHLRREHREHSVRMVLGRVCIQMSQKKLLMDDKELPFTKAEYEICEFLAKNRGQVFSKEQILEEVFGFDSESNDSTIITHIKNIRAKFADYDYTPIKTVWGIGYKWEE from the coding sequence ATGGCAAAAATACTGGCAGTTGATGATGAACCGGCAATTCTGGAAATGATAGAAAGCATTTTGAATAAGGATGGACATCTGGTTACCAAAGTAAGTAATCCGCTGAAACTTAATATGGAAGAATTACATCGTTATGACCTGATTTTACTTGACATTATGATGCCTGGAATGGACGGCTTTGAATTATGCAAAAGAATCAGGGCACTTGTGGATTGTCCGATTTTGTTTCTTACGGCAAAAACGGAGGAAAACAGTCTGGTAAACGGACTTTCTTTAGGAGCAGATGATTATATTTCAAAGCCATTTGGAGTGATGGAACTTCGGGCAAGGATCAATGCACATCTTAGAAGAGAGCACAGGGAACATTCTGTCCGGATGGTTTTAGGGAGAGTCTGCATTCAGATGTCTCAAAAGAAACTGTTGATGGATGATAAAGAACTTCCGTTTACGAAAGCAGAGTACGAAATCTGTGAATTTCTGGCTAAAAACAGGGGACAGGTTTTCTCGAAAGAACAGATTTTAGAAGAGGTCTTTGGTTTTGACAGTGAGAGTAATGACAGTACCATTATCACGCATATCAAAAATATAAGAGCAAAATTTGCGGATTATGATTATACACCGATAAAAACAGTCTGGGGGATTGGATATAAATGGGAAGAGTAA
- a CDS encoding lantibiotic immunity ABC transporter MutG family permease subunit, whose amino-acid sequence MIGRSLNADLRKMKGTSVILAHLLIPIITSVIFLIYYFFSPWNENMKVIAFYQAIGAGLPVLIGIFTASVMEQEQNAGDFQNLLSLPDKPAAFLSKLLMLLVLCLCSILLTAIIFGIGFGRIASSDIEIMKGCIFAALLLWGSSVPLYLWQLILAFQFGKGVSIGAGIISGLISALMLTGLGDYVWKYVFVCWTGRVPYTYLQSVLGETSVGEWLSFIPGCLIFTGISMVYYFWWVNHWEGNRISE is encoded by the coding sequence ATGATTGGAAGATCTCTTAATGCAGACTTGCGAAAGATGAAAGGAACATCTGTGATTCTGGCACACTTACTGATTCCGATTATAACTAGCGTTATATTTTTAATATATTACTTTTTTTCACCATGGAATGAAAATATGAAAGTGATTGCATTTTATCAGGCAATAGGAGCAGGACTTCCGGTACTTATTGGAATTTTTACAGCAAGTGTGATGGAACAGGAACAAAATGCAGGTGATTTTCAAAATCTGTTGTCTTTACCGGATAAACCTGCAGCATTTTTATCGAAACTGTTGATGCTACTGGTTTTGTGTCTGTGCTCTATCCTATTGACAGCAATCATATTCGGAATTGGATTTGGAAGAATCGCATCAAGCGATATCGAAATCATGAAAGGATGTATATTTGCAGCATTGCTGCTGTGGGGAAGCAGTGTTCCACTTTATCTGTGGCAGCTGATTCTGGCTTTTCAGTTTGGAAAAGGGGTATCCATTGGAGCAGGGATTATATCAGGACTAATTAGTGCATTGATGCTTACCGGACTTGGAGATTATGTGTGGAAATATGTATTTGTCTGCTGGACGGGTAGAGTACCATATACTTATCTGCAATCTGTATTGGGAGAAACTAGTGTAGGTGAATGGTTGTCATTCATACCAGGTTGTTTAATATTTACAGGGATTAGTATGGTATACTATTTTTGGTGGGTAAACCACTGGGAAGGAAACAGAATATCGGAATAG
- a CDS encoding lantibiotic immunity ABC transporter MutE/EpiE family permease subunit, with amino-acid sequence MVNIIKAEHQKAKRTMRKKFIWGFPLLTFVMAFIFTLGMTNAYAESVWNWWYTLLLPGMIALFCYLSVAQEKKIKYYHLMTIPTDRRKLLLGKIIYIGYMILFSNVIVFAGATLGGFLLTTHVPVGGALIAVLFLTVSELWEIPVALFLSERFGMIVNLFVCLFITVSGVVISQTRIWYVLVSAIPMRMMCPLLHVLPNGLAAEAGNLLLDTGVIVPGMCLSIIWFVFVTVLFLKWFERREVK; translated from the coding sequence ATGGTTAATATTATAAAAGCAGAACATCAAAAAGCCAAAAGAACCATGCGAAAAAAGTTTATCTGGGGATTTCCTCTTCTTACATTTGTCATGGCATTTATATTTACTCTTGGGATGACAAATGCTTATGCAGAAAGTGTTTGGAACTGGTGGTATACACTTTTGCTGCCGGGGATGATTGCTCTATTTTGTTATCTTTCTGTGGCGCAGGAGAAAAAGATAAAATACTATCATTTAATGACTATTCCCACAGACAGAAGAAAATTGTTGCTGGGGAAAATTATTTATATTGGGTACATGATTTTGTTTTCTAATGTGATTGTGTTTGCAGGAGCAACGCTTGGAGGCTTTCTTCTAACGACACATGTTCCAGTTGGAGGAGCGTTGATTGCAGTATTGTTTCTGACGGTTTCTGAGTTATGGGAGATTCCGGTAGCTTTATTTTTAAGTGAACGATTTGGAATGATTGTAAACCTGTTCGTCTGCCTATTTATTACCGTCAGCGGTGTGGTAATATCACAAACCAGAATCTGGTATGTACTTGTTTCTGCAATCCCTATGCGAATGATGTGCCCGTTGCTTCATGTTTTACCAAATGGACTTGCCGCAGAAGCAGGGAATCTTCTTTTGGATACGGGAGTCATTGTTCCGGGAATGTGTCTCTCAATCATCTGGTTTGTTTTTGTAACGGTTCTGTTTTTGAAATGGTTTGAGAGAAGAGAGGTGAAATAA
- a CDS encoding lantibiotic protection ABC transporter ATP-binding protein, whose amino-acid sequence MEMMLQTQNLCKYFRKQKAVNNVSLNIEKGQIYGLLGPNGAGKSTTLKMLTGMMKPTAGKIYFDGKLLDRKDLSKIGALIENPPIYENLSARENLKVRQLLIGTDENRIDEVLQIVSLTNTGKKKAGQFSLGMKQRLGIAMALLGEPELLILDEPTNGLDPIGIEELRELIRSFPEQGITVILSSHILSEVQLLADKVGIISGGILGYEGALKQGDNLEDLFMNVVRKNQKAGEIHG is encoded by the coding sequence ATGGAAATGATGTTACAGACACAAAATCTATGTAAATATTTTAGAAAACAGAAAGCGGTAAATAATGTTTCACTTAATATCGAAAAGGGACAGATTTATGGACTGCTTGGACCGAATGGCGCTGGTAAATCTACCACATTGAAAATGCTGACCGGTATGATGAAACCAACTGCAGGAAAGATTTACTTTGATGGAAAACTTTTGGATAGGAAAGATTTATCAAAAATAGGAGCGTTAATTGAAAATCCGCCTATTTATGAAAATCTTTCCGCCAGAGAGAATTTGAAGGTAAGACAATTATTGATTGGTACAGATGAAAACAGAATTGATGAGGTCTTGCAGATTGTATCACTTACAAACACCGGAAAGAAGAAAGCAGGACAGTTTTCTTTGGGGATGAAGCAAAGGCTAGGCATTGCAATGGCATTGCTTGGAGAACCGGAACTTTTGATATTGGATGAACCTACGAATGGATTAGATCCAATAGGCATCGAGGAATTACGAGAGCTGATCCGGTCTTTTCCAGAACAGGGAATCACTGTAATTCTCTCCAGTCATATTCTCTCAGAGGTACAGTTACTTGCAGATAAAGTCGGGATTATTTCAGGTGGAATCTTAGGATACGAAGGAGCATTAAAGCAGGGAGATAATCTTGAAGATTTGTTTATGAATGTGGTAAGAAAAAACCAGAAAGCAGGTGAAATCCATGGTTAA
- a CDS encoding CPBP family intramembrane glutamic endopeptidase, whose product MSTKKAISTSFVAIFILIITQIIAQSIASMFVIIKIPTGICNIIAGIIYAGLTYLILKMFISKIIKLPTSDFGMPKFAIKIRWILIAVLLPFVIKGSYLLIFNGKYVSSNMNGNQMFITLSAGVAFTGIAAGFVEEMVFRGVILNALKKRWNIKVAVIVPSMLFGIVHVLGQDFSIGSCLLVIIAGTMVGVMFSMIAIESGSVWNSGIVHAIWNVVIIGGGLAIGEKMDKYSIMTYVLNSKDFAITGGEFGIESSVISLFGYIIVAGIAFFMIKSRKN is encoded by the coding sequence ATGAGTACAAAAAAAGCAATTAGCACATCATTTGTTGCCATATTTATTTTAATAATCACACAGATTATTGCACAATCCATTGCAAGTATGTTTGTTATAATAAAAATTCCAACTGGCATTTGTAATATTATCGCTGGAATTATATATGCTGGATTGACATATCTTATTCTGAAAATGTTTATTAGCAAAATTATTAAATTGCCGACTTCGGATTTCGGAATGCCTAAATTTGCTATTAAAATAAGATGGATTTTAATAGCTGTATTATTACCATTTGTTATAAAAGGAAGTTATCTTTTAATATTCAACGGTAAGTATGTATCCTCAAATATGAATGGAAATCAGATGTTCATTACTTTAAGTGCAGGGGTTGCATTTACCGGAATAGCGGCTGGATTTGTTGAAGAAATGGTGTTTAGAGGAGTTATACTTAATGCATTAAAGAAAAGATGGAATATTAAGGTGGCTGTAATTGTTCCATCAATGTTATTTGGTATTGTACATGTTCTTGGACAGGATTTTTCAATAGGCAGTTGTTTATTAGTAATTATCGCCGGAACGATGGTAGGCGTTATGTTTTCGATGATTGCAATAGAAAGTGGTTCAGTTTGGAATAGTGGAATAGTTCATGCTATCTGGAACGTTGTGATTATTGGTGGAGGATTAGCTATTGGGGAAAAAATGGATAAATATTCTATAATGACATATGTACTTAATTCAAAAGATTTCGCCATCACAGGTGGAGAATTTGGAATTGAATCATCTGTTATTTCATTGTTCGGATACATAATAGTTGCTGGTATAGCATTTTTTATGATTAAATCAAGAAAAAATTGA
- the lysS gene encoding lysine--tRNA ligase — protein MGDQQKNTQEPDVNQLRKVRREKLADLQANGKNPFEITKYDVTCHATDIKENFEEMEGKHVSVAGRVMQKRVMGKASFCNILDLSGNIQSYVARDSIGEESYKDFKKLDIGDIIGIEGEVFKTKTGEISIHASAVKLLSKSLQILPEKFHGLTNTDTRYRQRYVDLIVNPEVRDTFIKRSRIISAVRRYLDGQGFMEVETPMLVANAGGAAARPFETHFNALNEDLKLRISLELYLKRLIVGGLERVYEIGRVFRNEGLDTRHNPEFTLMELYQAYTDYNGMMDLTENLYRHVAQEVLGTTKIVYKGIEMDLGEPFERITMVDAVKKYAGVDWNEVETLEQARELAKEHNLEFEERHKKGDILNLFFEEYVEEHLLQPTFVMDHPVEISPLTKKKPENPNYVERFEFFMNGWEMANAYSELNDPIDQRERFAAQEEAFAAGDEEANHTDEDFLNALEIGMPPTGGIGFGIDRMCMLLTGAEAIRDVLLFPTMKSLDGVNKKNDVNNTASEAPEKNVKTESEKIDFSKVKVEPLFEEFVDFDTFSKSDFRAVKVKECVAVPKSKKLLQFTLDDGTGTDRTILSGIHSFYEPEELVGKTLIAITNLPPRAMMGIDSCGMLLSAIHEEEGEEKLHLLMVDDHIPAGAKLY, from the coding sequence GTGGGAGATCAGCAGAAGAATACACAGGAACCTGACGTAAATCAGCTTAGAAAGGTTCGTCGTGAGAAACTTGCAGATTTACAGGCAAACGGAAAGAATCCATTTGAGATCACAAAGTATGATGTGACTTGTCATGCAACAGATATTAAAGAAAATTTTGAGGAGATGGAAGGAAAACACGTATCCGTAGCAGGACGTGTGATGCAGAAGCGTGTTATGGGAAAAGCTTCTTTCTGTAACATTTTAGACCTCAGTGGAAATATTCAGTCTTATGTTGCAAGAGACAGTATCGGAGAAGAGTCATATAAGGATTTCAAGAAACTGGATATCGGAGATATCATCGGTATTGAAGGTGAAGTATTCAAGACTAAGACCGGTGAGATTTCTATCCATGCATCTGCAGTAAAACTTCTGTCTAAGAGTCTGCAGATTCTTCCAGAGAAGTTCCACGGACTGACAAACACAGATACACGTTACCGCCAGAGATATGTAGATTTGATTGTGAACCCGGAGGTTCGTGACACATTTATTAAACGTTCCAGAATTATCAGTGCAGTTCGCCGTTATCTGGACGGACAGGGATTTATGGAAGTTGAGACTCCGATGCTGGTTGCAAATGCCGGTGGAGCTGCAGCAAGACCTTTTGAGACTCATTTTAATGCACTGAATGAGGATTTGAAGCTTCGTATTTCTCTGGAACTTTACTTAAAAAGACTGATTGTTGGTGGACTTGAGAGAGTTTACGAAATCGGACGTGTATTCCGTAACGAAGGTCTTGACACAAGACACAATCCAGAATTCACTCTGATGGAGTTATATCAGGCATATACAGATTACAACGGAATGATGGATCTGACAGAGAATCTGTACCGTCACGTTGCACAGGAAGTACTTGGAACAACGAAAATTGTTTACAAGGGAATCGAGATGGATCTCGGAGAACCATTCGAGCGTATCACGATGGTAGACGCAGTTAAAAAATATGCCGGAGTTGACTGGAATGAAGTTGAGACTCTGGAGCAGGCAAGAGAACTTGCAAAAGAGCATAATTTAGAATTCGAAGAGAGACATAAGAAAGGCGATATCCTGAACCTCTTCTTCGAGGAGTATGTAGAGGAGCATTTGCTCCAGCCTACATTCGTTATGGATCACCCGGTAGAGATTTCTCCACTTACAAAGAAGAAACCGGAAAATCCAAACTATGTAGAGAGATTTGAGTTCTTTATGAATGGTTGGGAGATGGCAAATGCTTACTCTGAGTTAAATGATCCAATTGATCAGAGAGAGCGTTTCGCTGCACAGGAAGAGGCATTTGCTGCCGGAGATGAGGAAGCAAACCATACAGATGAAGACTTCCTGAATGCACTGGAGATTGGTATGCCGCCTACAGGAGGCATCGGATTCGGTATCGACCGTATGTGTATGCTTCTGACAGGAGCTGAGGCTATCCGTGATGTGCTTCTGTTCCCGACAATGAAGTCCTTAGATGGTGTAAATAAGAAAAATGATGTAAATAATACAGCTTCTGAAGCACCTGAAAAAAATGTAAAAACTGAGTCTGAAAAGATTGATTTTTCTAAGGTAAAGGTAGAGCCTTTATTTGAGGAATTTGTTGATTTTGATACATTCAGCAAGTCAGATTTCCGTGCAGTAAAGGTTAAAGAGTGTGTTGCAGTACCGAAGTCAAAGAAACTGTTACAGTTTACTCTTGATGACGGAACAGGCACAGACAGAACCATTTTAAGCGGTATTCATAGCTTTTATGAGCCGGAAGAACTGGTTGGAAAGACTCTTATTGCTATCACAAATCTTCCACCGAGAGCTATGATGGGCATTGACTCTTGCGGTATGCTCCTCAGTGCTATCCACGAAGAAGAAGGCGAAGAAAAGCTCCATCTTCTGATGGTTGATGACCACATTCCAGCAGGTGCAAAGCTCTATTAA